From a region of the Panthera uncia isolate 11264 chromosome B1, Puncia_PCG_1.0, whole genome shotgun sequence genome:
- the LETM2 gene encoding LETM1 domain-containing protein LETM2, mitochondrial isoform X1 encodes MAFYSYNTILAIARTRFPSHFVHLTSSSYSPSFAFLHLPDSHLKKTYMKDYGSKKYSCPNQSGSKVLHLRTRIIQKLHTSTCWLQDVPGKPQPEQTPKKPQVTNPEPTKGTGMKIKEEKQSYRQKIMGELKYYYNGFYLLWIDTKVAARMVWRLLHGQVLTRRERRRLLRTCADFFRLVPFMVFLIVPFMEFLLPAFLKFFPEMLPSTFESESKKEEKQKKKMAAKLELAKFLQETITEMARRNRAKLGDASTQFSSYVKQVQTGHKPSTKEIVRFSKLFEDQLTLEHLDRPQLVALCKLLELQPFGTNNLLRFQLLMKLKSIKADDEIIAKEGVSALSVSELQAACRARGMRSLGLTEEQLRQQLTEWQDLHLKENVPPSLLLLSRTFYLIDVKPKPIEIPLSGESPKVDIPVEPATSPESKENLLDVAPPLKGTKDEECIQLPPVTPSSILPSSPVSLPKGPIPSAKEATLQVKSQKTTQNSKASSKGA; translated from the exons ATGGCTTTCTACAGTTATAATACAATCTTAGCTATTGCCCGAACAAG ATTCCCTAGCCATTTTGTCCATCTCACCAGCTCTTCTTACTCCccatcatttgcatttcttcacTTGCCAGATTcccatttaaagaaaacatatatgaAGGACTATGGAAGCAAGAAGTACTCCTGTCCTAATCAGTCAGGCAGTAAAGTACTGCACTTACGAACTAGAATAATACAAAAGCTACACACATCAACTTGCTGGCTACAAGACGTCCCTGGTAAACCTCAGCCGGAGCAAACCCCAAAAAAGCCACAGGTGACAAACCCTGAGCCCACGAAAGGAACTGGCatgaagattaaagaagaaaagcaatctTATAGACAAAAAATTATGGGTGAACTTAAATATTATTACAatggattttatttactttggattGACACCAAAGTTGCTGCCCGGATGGTTTGGAGGCTATTGCATGGACAGGTGCTGACCAGACGAGAGAGACGAAGG CTCTTGAGAACTTGTGCTGATTTCTTCCGCCTGGTTCCATTTATGGTGTTCCTCATTGTACCCTTCATGGAATTCTTATTACCAGCATTTCTGAAATTCTTCCCAGAGATGTTGCCATCAACTTTTGAAAGTGAATCCAAAAAG gaagaaaaacagaaaaagaaaatggctgcAAAGTTGGAACTAGCAAAATTTCTTCAAGAAACAATTACAGAAATGGCAAGGAGGAACAGGGCCAAGTTGGGAGACGCCTCTACACAGTTCTCATCCTACGTCAAACAG GTTCAGACAGGCCACAAGCCCAGTACAAAGGAGATAGTTCGCTTTTCCAAACTGTTTGAGGATCAGCTAACCCTGGAACACCTAGACCGACCTCAGCTGGTCGCCCTCTGCAAACTACTAGAACTACAGCCCTTTGGAACCAACAATTTGCTTCGCTTTCAACTTCTGATGAAACTGAAGTCTATCAAAGCAGATGATGAA ATAATTGCCAAAGAAGGGGTGAGTGCTTTGAGCGTGTCAGAACTGCAGGCTGCCTGCAGGGCCCGAGGAATGAGATCCCTGGGTCTCACTGAGGAGCAACTGAGACAACAGCTCACAGAG TGGCAGGACCTCCACCTGAAGGAGAatgtccctccttctctgttgCTCCTGTCCCGAACCTTCTACCTGATAGATGTGAAGCCAAAGCCAATTGAGATACCACTAAGTGGGGAG TCTCCAAAGGTGGATATTCCTGTGGAACCAGCTACTTCTCCTGAATCTAAAGAGAACCTGCTGGATGTAGCACCTCCACTGAAGGGAACTAAG GATGAAGAATGTATACAACTGCCCCCAGTTACCCCATCGTCCATATTGCCATCTTCACCTGTTTCATTACCAAAAGGACCCATCCCTTCTGCTAAAGAAGCT ACACTCCAGGTCAAATCCCAAAAGACAACCCAGAACAGCAAGGCTAGTTCAAAAGGAGCATAA
- the LETM2 gene encoding LETM1 domain-containing protein LETM2, mitochondrial isoform X3: protein MAFYSYNTILAIARTRFPSHFVHLTSSSYSPSFAFLHLPDSHLKKTYMKDYGSKKYSCPNQSGSKVLHLRTRIIQKLHTSTCWLQDVPGKPQPEQTPKKPQVTNPEPTKGTGMKIKEEKQSYRQKIMGELKYYYNGFYLLWIDTKVAARMVWRLLHGQVLTRRERRRLLRTCADFFRLVPFMVFLIVPFMEFLLPAFLKFFPEMLPSTFESESKKASHPAWGLTHDPAIKSRIALLTEPARCPSCVFFRMFYNFEF from the exons ATGGCTTTCTACAGTTATAATACAATCTTAGCTATTGCCCGAACAAG ATTCCCTAGCCATTTTGTCCATCTCACCAGCTCTTCTTACTCCccatcatttgcatttcttcacTTGCCAGATTcccatttaaagaaaacatatatgaAGGACTATGGAAGCAAGAAGTACTCCTGTCCTAATCAGTCAGGCAGTAAAGTACTGCACTTACGAACTAGAATAATACAAAAGCTACACACATCAACTTGCTGGCTACAAGACGTCCCTGGTAAACCTCAGCCGGAGCAAACCCCAAAAAAGCCACAGGTGACAAACCCTGAGCCCACGAAAGGAACTGGCatgaagattaaagaagaaaagcaatctTATAGACAAAAAATTATGGGTGAACTTAAATATTATTACAatggattttatttactttggattGACACCAAAGTTGCTGCCCGGATGGTTTGGAGGCTATTGCATGGACAGGTGCTGACCAGACGAGAGAGACGAAGG CTCTTGAGAACTTGTGCTGATTTCTTCCGCCTGGTTCCATTTATGGTGTTCCTCATTGTACCCTTCATGGAATTCTTATTACCAGCATTTCTGAAATTCTTCCCAGAGATGTTGCCATCAACTTTTGAAAGTGAATCCAAAAAG gcttcacacccagcatggggcttgactcacgaccctgcgatcaagagtcgcattgctctactgactgagccagccaggtgcccctcctgtgttttcttccggatgttttataattttgagttttaa
- the LETM2 gene encoding LETM1 domain-containing protein LETM2, mitochondrial isoform X2 produces the protein MKDYGSKKYSCPNQSGSKVLHLRTRIIQKLHTSTCWLQDVPGKPQPEQTPKKPQVTNPEPTKGTGMKIKEEKQSYRQKIMGELKYYYNGFYLLWIDTKVAARMVWRLLHGQVLTRRERRRLLRTCADFFRLVPFMVFLIVPFMEFLLPAFLKFFPEMLPSTFESESKKEEKQKKKMAAKLELAKFLQETITEMARRNRAKLGDASTQFSSYVKQVQTGHKPSTKEIVRFSKLFEDQLTLEHLDRPQLVALCKLLELQPFGTNNLLRFQLLMKLKSIKADDEIIAKEGVSALSVSELQAACRARGMRSLGLTEEQLRQQLTEWQDLHLKENVPPSLLLLSRTFYLIDVKPKPIEIPLSGESPKVDIPVEPATSPESKENLLDVAPPLKGTKDEECIQLPPVTPSSILPSSPVSLPKGPIPSAKEATLQVKSQKTTQNSKASSKGA, from the exons atgaAGGACTATGGAAGCAAGAAGTACTCCTGTCCTAATCAGTCAGGCAGTAAAGTACTGCACTTACGAACTAGAATAATACAAAAGCTACACACATCAACTTGCTGGCTACAAGACGTCCCTGGTAAACCTCAGCCGGAGCAAACCCCAAAAAAGCCACAGGTGACAAACCCTGAGCCCACGAAAGGAACTGGCatgaagattaaagaagaaaagcaatctTATAGACAAAAAATTATGGGTGAACTTAAATATTATTACAatggattttatttactttggattGACACCAAAGTTGCTGCCCGGATGGTTTGGAGGCTATTGCATGGACAGGTGCTGACCAGACGAGAGAGACGAAGG CTCTTGAGAACTTGTGCTGATTTCTTCCGCCTGGTTCCATTTATGGTGTTCCTCATTGTACCCTTCATGGAATTCTTATTACCAGCATTTCTGAAATTCTTCCCAGAGATGTTGCCATCAACTTTTGAAAGTGAATCCAAAAAG gaagaaaaacagaaaaagaaaatggctgcAAAGTTGGAACTAGCAAAATTTCTTCAAGAAACAATTACAGAAATGGCAAGGAGGAACAGGGCCAAGTTGGGAGACGCCTCTACACAGTTCTCATCCTACGTCAAACAG GTTCAGACAGGCCACAAGCCCAGTACAAAGGAGATAGTTCGCTTTTCCAAACTGTTTGAGGATCAGCTAACCCTGGAACACCTAGACCGACCTCAGCTGGTCGCCCTCTGCAAACTACTAGAACTACAGCCCTTTGGAACCAACAATTTGCTTCGCTTTCAACTTCTGATGAAACTGAAGTCTATCAAAGCAGATGATGAA ATAATTGCCAAAGAAGGGGTGAGTGCTTTGAGCGTGTCAGAACTGCAGGCTGCCTGCAGGGCCCGAGGAATGAGATCCCTGGGTCTCACTGAGGAGCAACTGAGACAACAGCTCACAGAG TGGCAGGACCTCCACCTGAAGGAGAatgtccctccttctctgttgCTCCTGTCCCGAACCTTCTACCTGATAGATGTGAAGCCAAAGCCAATTGAGATACCACTAAGTGGGGAG TCTCCAAAGGTGGATATTCCTGTGGAACCAGCTACTTCTCCTGAATCTAAAGAGAACCTGCTGGATGTAGCACCTCCACTGAAGGGAACTAAG GATGAAGAATGTATACAACTGCCCCCAGTTACCCCATCGTCCATATTGCCATCTTCACCTGTTTCATTACCAAAAGGACCCATCCCTTCTGCTAAAGAAGCT ACACTCCAGGTCAAATCCCAAAAGACAACCCAGAACAGCAAGGCTAGTTCAAAAGGAGCATAA